Part of the Trypanosoma brucei gambiense DAL972 chromosome 6, complete sequence genome is shown below.
CCACCTCAAAAATTGTTATCGAAGTTGTGAATAAACGGacaaccccccccctcctcttcagtgTATAGCCTTTCTACCACCTTTTGCCCTGACTCTACAAATTGTGTTTGACAATATTGTATACGGAACCGTATTTAGCGCTTCACAGTGAGGACGCTACTGGCAACGATGGCGACGGTGGTTTTGATAACCGATTTCAAGTGGGAACGGAGTAACGAATgcaaacctttttttttctttcttctgttcCTTGGTTACCGAATCCAGCGCCCTAACTCTCCACTGGGTCTGATGTTAAAACTAAAAACTCAAAACAGATGCTTTTCAGAACCTGATGGGTGTGTGTGAGGGGAGGGATGGGAGAAATAACTATGAAGGTTTTCGTCAGAGTGGAAAGTAACCAAACGAGTTTTGGTGAAGAAAGGTCTAGTAAATAAACAATTGAGGagagagggggagggaaaaaaatactaCAACCATAACAATAAGCGAAGAGGCAAAAACATACGCCGCCAGCGCATATTCGACCATCAACGAGGGGATGTGTGGTGAATTTCCGTTACAACCAGATGATAgcggagggagagaaaggagcaaatttcttttcccctcttttttttttctactatcgccgcaaaaaaaaaaaagagaatgataACAATCAGATCATCGGCGCCCACGAAACTTCTCAAACACACAGACGTGGATAACCCTCCACCAATATTGCATCActacccctctttttttttccttccttgctGCACTCAATTTTGGCACCTCAAGCTCTCTCAAcacccttgtttttttttctccactttcttcccctcctcctcgctTCTCTCCCCTGTTCCTTCCAGAACCAGTATCATTTTTGAGAGCCCGCACAAGGATGCATATAAAATAACCACATATTGCTTGTCCTTCCCTtctccatctcttttttttcttaccttcaCTTCAGAATACACACCAACTACGAATAAAAATCATATTGTTCATCACCCGTCTTGCGAGTGACCGTACGATAGGCACTTTCAATGTCTTTTGGTAGGACAACATATCTGTTCTTCCGCACCGCCAACATACCCGCCTCATGACAAATGGACTGGATATCTGCACCTGTAAGCCGTTCCGGTCGCGTGACAAATTCCTCCAAGTCAACCTCAGGTGAAAGGTTCATTCGAGATGTACAAACCTGGAAGACAAGCCGTTTCTGACGGCGATCGGGGTAGGGGAATTCGATCTTGCGATCAAGACGTCCAGGCCGAAGGATTGCGGGGTCCAGCGTATCCCAGCGATTGGTCGCCATGATAACTTTCACGTTAGTTGTCTGATCAAAACCATCCATTTGGGCCAACAACTCAATTAACACCCGTTGAACCTCACGATCAGCACCGGTTTGCGCATCAAAACGTTTGGTTGCAATGCTGTCAACCTCGTCTATAAAAATAATTGCCGGGGCATTTTCTCGTGCAAGTCGAAACACATCACGCACCTTACGTGGACCCTCGCCAAGGTACTTCTGCACAAATTCCGAACCCACCACACTAATGAAGGCCGCATTCGTGTGATGTGCAACAGCTTTCACAAGCATTGTTTTGCCGGTGCCGGGTGGGCCGTAGAGCAAAACGCCACGTGGAGGGTCGATTCCAATCTGGTCGTATAGTGAGGCATGTGTAAGAGGTAACTCAACCGCTTCCCgaatttcttgtttttgcatGTCCAGCCCACCCACATCACTGTACGTCACGTTTGGCCTATCTTCTTTACGGAGAACGTGGACCGCCGAGTCTATTTCATTGGGAAGAATCTGGACGCAAGAATTGCTGCCCTTATGCAACCCCACACTTGCGCCAGGTTTCAGTTTTTCCTTGTCCAAGGTGCTTAAAATGCGTACATAGTAGTTGCTGCTCGAACTACCACCTACAATACCACGACCCGCCTCTACTGCCTCCACAAAAGTGCCAAGTACCAATGGGACAGCTTGAATTCGTTTCACTTCCTGTTTGGCTGCGCTCTCCTCCTTTTGGAGATGGTGCGTTTCTGTTTTGCAGATCATCGTCTTGAGTTCAAGGTTTTGTATGCTTCGCACCAGCCGCTCATGTTCTTCATACAAACTC
Proteins encoded:
- a CDS encoding proteasome regulatory ATPase subunit 3, putative — translated: MTSLLAQTTNAAVAGGTPAATLSLYEEHERLVRSIQNLELKTMICKTETHHLQKEESAAKQEVKRIQAVPLVLGTFVEAVEAGRGIVGGSSSSNYYVRILSTLDKEKLKPGASVGLHKGSNSCVQILPNEIDSAVHVLRKEDRPNVTYSDVGGLDMQKQEIREAVELPLTHASLYDQIGIDPPRGVLLYGPPGTGKTMLVKAVAHHTNAAFISVVGSEFVQKYLGEGPRKVRDVFRLARENAPAIIFIDEVDSIATKRFDAQTGADREVQRVLIELLAQMDGFDQTTNVKVIMATNRWDTLDPAILRPGRLDRKIEFPYPDRRQKRLVFQVCTSRMNLSPEVDLEEFVTRPERLTGADIQSICHEAGMLAVRKNRYVVLPKDIESAYRTVTRKTGDEQYDFYS